One genomic region from Zalophus californianus isolate mZalCal1 chromosome 14, mZalCal1.pri.v2, whole genome shotgun sequence encodes:
- the NETO1 gene encoding neuropilin and tolloid-like protein 1 isoform X3 encodes MIYGRSLFHIVASLIIFHLSGATKKGTEKQTTSETQKSVQCGTWTKHAEGGIFTSPNYPSKYPPDRECIYIIEAAPRQCIELYFDEKYSIEPSWECKFDHIEVRDGPFGFSPIIGRFCGQQNPPVIKSSGRFLWIKFFADGELESMGFSARYNFTPDLLTLLGL; translated from the exons ATGATCTATGGACGCAGTTTGTTTCACA ttgTAGCAAGTTTAATCATCTTCCATTTGTCTGGGGCAACCAAGAAAGGAACAG aaaagcaaacCACCTCGGAAACTCAGAAGTCAGTGCAGTGTGGAACTTGGACAAAACATGCAGAGGGAGGTATCTTTACCTCTCCCAACTACCCCAGCAAGTACCCTCCTGACCGAGAGTGCATCTACATCATAGAAG ctGCCCCGAGACAGTGCATTGAACTTTACTTTGATGAAAAGTACTCTATTGAACCGTCTTGGGAGTGCAAATTTGATCATATTGAAGTTCGAGATGGACCTTTTGGATTTTCTCCAATAATTGGACGTTTTTGTGGACAACAAAATCCACCTGTAATAAAATCCAGTGGAAGATTTCTATGGATTAAATTTTTTGCTGATGGAGAGCTGGAATCTATGGGATTTTCAGCTCGATACAATTTCACTCCTG